The following proteins come from a genomic window of Bactrocera tryoni isolate S06 chromosome 1, CSIRO_BtryS06_freeze2, whole genome shotgun sequence:
- the LOC120776965 gene encoding uncharacterized protein LOC120776965 isoform X1 — MSCSAEHLKYLKELISSCFLPALKEDLDNVPLSSEHFVSYRNVLEIQLPTLYDMLQQSRHWIFGGEDQDSYEVFANVIILLCEINAESTIYRLSNENIQRNANSILQEHTPVNIADVEKILFEFYQNKLKKDVWKKQLGSMHGFVRYLELQYSCKTLPRQWVNFCLSVGLTVRESHEPTCKRIGILIFALILKSGNFAYIQEQNIHGVIYESAIKDVDFMDCAETAADVWKCLHKCLKFCKELSSFNWCQLDDLMEKAIKNVTMASNSQISLCNLQQVSKMAAYFAINQQEIEACCEAGLNIPSSIEHCRNICATNNSYTIFRWAKSILTMLNVESYKLMQEKEMSQKFLLEMHKCYLVCILPIDLQIIAPHLISFLEKFTSVLMEVIITHKLDFEIIQIVRTILETFKYQLQHSPYTHESENFVKLNNALEKLLNHNIFVQNK, encoded by the exons ATGTCTTGTTCTGCCGAACATTTAAAATATCTAAAGGAATTAATTTCATCATGCTTCCTTCCGGCTTTAAAGGAGGATTTGGATAATGTGCCTCTAAGTAGCGAACATTTTGTTTCATACAGAAATGTTTTGGAAATACAATTACCGACCCTTTACGACATGTTGCAACAAAGCCGGCACTGGATTTTTGGTGGAGAAGATCAAGACTCTTATGAG gTATTTGCGAATGTGATCATCTTATTGTGCGAGATTAACGCTGAGTCAACAATTTATCGCttatcaaatgaaaatattcaaaggAATGCAAACAGTATCCTACAAGAACATACACCTGTAAATATAGCAGATGTAGAAAAAATTCTGTTTGAATTTTACCAAAACAAACTTAAGAAGGATGTATGGAAAAAACAATTGGGTTCCATGCATGGATTCGTGAGATATTTAGAG TTACAATATTCGTGTAAAACGCTTCCAAGACAATGGGTTAATTTCTGCTTATCCGTGGGTCTAACTGTACGCGAAAGCCACGAGCCTACCTGTAAACGAATTGGTATATTAATAtttgcactgatattgaaaaGTGGT AATTTCGCATATATTCAAGAACAAAATATACATGGTGTCATATACGAGTCAGCAATCAAAGATGTTGATTTTATGGACTGTGCAGAGACAGCAGCAGATGTTTGGAAATGTTTacataaatgtttaaaattctGTAAAGAATTAAGCAGTTTTAAt TGGTGCCAACTCGATGATCTAATGGAAAAAGCCATTAAAAATGTAACAATGGCCTCCAATAGTCAGATATCACTATGTAATTTGCAACAAGTCTCTAAAATGGCggcatattttgcaataaaCCAACAGGAAATCGAAGCTTGTTGCGAAGCAGGTCTAAATATTCCTTCATCGATAGAACATTGCCGAAATATTTGTGCAACCAATAATTCCTACACAATTTTTCGGTGGGCTAAAAGCATTCTAACTATGTTAAACGTGGAGTCATATAAATTAATGCAGGAGAAAGAAATGTCGCAGAAATTCTTACTG GAAATGCATAAATGTTACTTGGTTTGTATTTTGCCAATTGACTTACAAATAATCGCTCCACATTTAATATCATTTCTCGAAAAGTTTACGTCTGTGTTAATGGAAGTTATAATCACTCATAAGCTGGATTTTGAAATCATACAG atcGTTAGAACGATTTTAGAGACTTTCAAATACCAACTTCAACATTCCCCATATACTCATGAAAGCGAAAATTTTGTCAAACTTAACAACGCACTTGAAAAGCTACTTAACCACAATATctttgtacaaaataaatag
- the LOC120776965 gene encoding uncharacterized protein LOC120776965 isoform X2: MSCSAEHLKYLKELISSCFLPALKEDLDNVPLSSEHFVSYRNVLEIQLPTLYDMLQQSRHWIFGGEDQDSYEVFANVIILLCEINAESTIYRLSNENIQRNANSILQEHTPVNIADVEKILFEFYQNKLKKDVWKKQLGSMHGFVRYLELQYSCKTLPRQWVNFCLSVGLTVRESHEPTCKRIGILIFALILKSGNFAYIQEQNIHGVIYESAIKDVDFMDCAETAADVWKCLHKCLKFCKELSSFNWCQLDDLMEKAIKNVTMASNSQISLCNLQQVSKMAAYFAINQQEIEACCEAGLNIPSSIEHCRNICATNNSYTIFRWAKSILTMLNVESYKLMQEKEMSQKFLLEMHKCYLFTSVLMEVIITHKLDFEIIQIVRTILETFKYQLQHSPYTHESENFVKLNNALEKLLNHNIFVQNK; encoded by the exons ATGTCTTGTTCTGCCGAACATTTAAAATATCTAAAGGAATTAATTTCATCATGCTTCCTTCCGGCTTTAAAGGAGGATTTGGATAATGTGCCTCTAAGTAGCGAACATTTTGTTTCATACAGAAATGTTTTGGAAATACAATTACCGACCCTTTACGACATGTTGCAACAAAGCCGGCACTGGATTTTTGGTGGAGAAGATCAAGACTCTTATGAG gTATTTGCGAATGTGATCATCTTATTGTGCGAGATTAACGCTGAGTCAACAATTTATCGCttatcaaatgaaaatattcaaaggAATGCAAACAGTATCCTACAAGAACATACACCTGTAAATATAGCAGATGTAGAAAAAATTCTGTTTGAATTTTACCAAAACAAACTTAAGAAGGATGTATGGAAAAAACAATTGGGTTCCATGCATGGATTCGTGAGATATTTAGAG TTACAATATTCGTGTAAAACGCTTCCAAGACAATGGGTTAATTTCTGCTTATCCGTGGGTCTAACTGTACGCGAAAGCCACGAGCCTACCTGTAAACGAATTGGTATATTAATAtttgcactgatattgaaaaGTGGT AATTTCGCATATATTCAAGAACAAAATATACATGGTGTCATATACGAGTCAGCAATCAAAGATGTTGATTTTATGGACTGTGCAGAGACAGCAGCAGATGTTTGGAAATGTTTacataaatgtttaaaattctGTAAAGAATTAAGCAGTTTTAAt TGGTGCCAACTCGATGATCTAATGGAAAAAGCCATTAAAAATGTAACAATGGCCTCCAATAGTCAGATATCACTATGTAATTTGCAACAAGTCTCTAAAATGGCggcatattttgcaataaaCCAACAGGAAATCGAAGCTTGTTGCGAAGCAGGTCTAAATATTCCTTCATCGATAGAACATTGCCGAAATATTTGTGCAACCAATAATTCCTACACAATTTTTCGGTGGGCTAAAAGCATTCTAACTATGTTAAACGTGGAGTCATATAAATTAATGCAGGAGAAAGAAATGTCGCAGAAATTCTTACTG GAAATGCATAAATGTTACTTG TTTACGTCTGTGTTAATGGAAGTTATAATCACTCATAAGCTGGATTTTGAAATCATACAG atcGTTAGAACGATTTTAGAGACTTTCAAATACCAACTTCAACATTCCCCATATACTCATGAAAGCGAAAATTTTGTCAAACTTAACAACGCACTTGAAAAGCTACTTAACCACAATATctttgtacaaaataaatag
- the LOC120766190 gene encoding ATPase H(+)-transporting accessory protein 2: MLRICAFLMFCFLAVNADGSFYVLNTPESISFQRIPTVLPSEQVGDVIKAARGLGVSDTADFPGLVINDPFGLPQKTVVVDVVGLNELPLSEENISYKIDGKSVQASLDDLKLTSNEDSSDCAINISNFKENELSNCVLKSDKEFVYAKIDLSNLKDDAEKSKVISALTNELVNLQRQIEGDASSQSLLAVIVSHEDDKNSNLSRKRRETIAGSTTNTYNLAAYYDQNYPVIFNIILWFMVALGLSLLAVCYAIADMDPGRDSIIYRMTSTRMKKDN; encoded by the exons atgcTGCGAATTTGTGCATTTTTAATGTTCTGCTTTTTAGCAG TCAATGCCGATGGTAGTTTCTACGTGTTAAATACACCAGAATCGATATCCTTCCAACGCATACCAACTGTTCTGCCAAGTGAACAGGTGGGCGATGTTATCAAGGCAGCAAGAGGTTTGGGTGTATCAGACACTGCTGACTTTCCTGGTCTTGTGATCAATGATCCCTTCGGACTACCACAGAAGACTGTCGTTGTAGATGTGGTCGGATTGAATGAACTTCCACTGAGCGAGGAGAATATTAGCTATAAGATTGATGGCAAATCTGTCCAAGCCTCATTGGATGACCTGAAACTTACTTCGAACGAAGATTCCTCAGACTGTGCCATtaacatttcaaattttaaggAAAAT GAATTGAGCAACTGCGTTTTAAAATCCGATAAGGAGTTCGTTTACGCCAAAATCGACTTATCCAACTTGAAAGATGATGCAGagaaatcaaaagtaatttcgGCGTTGACCAACGAACTTGTAAATCTGCAACGACAAATCGAAGGTGATGCATCGTCTCAATCATTGTTAGCTGTAATTGTGAGCCATGAAGATGACAAAAATAGTAACTTGTCACGTAAACGACGTGAAACAATTGCTGGATCAACTACT AACACATACAATCTTGCTGCCTACTATGACCAAAATTACCCAGTCATATTCAACATAATTCTATGGTTCATGGTTGCTTTGGGCCTCTCATTATTGGCCGTTTGCTACGCAATTGCCGATATGGATCCCGGCAGAGACTCGATTATTTACAGAATGACATCTACAAGAATGAAGAAAGataactaa
- the LOC120772009 gene encoding exosome component 10, with the protein MTPTTATKDETEASHSTSVQKKKPPNVTPIGAFPSIEEFAKNGLAEIVEATKAVNSFPQGAARDLYCAYPAFGKIVDAQSDRIFGLMSKVLKWQNVKGNIQRRQQDEQFEMLLECNDAIMERLNSNLDELAGIKKNPQTIVVESHLNIANNIPKSGSGAGSWNLKKNEQSPLAARLITAKNIARPQLKFKVMVDNSALTPFVPRIKDKPNSLKPLAVLPEYDESGNIASYLHPYEFELMKWEVPAAQLSRTNPKEPKKLDDTELLYVDTVPKLNAAVEELRNQREIAIDVEHHSYRTFQGFTCLVQISTRNKDYLFDALELRDDMHILNTVFTDPKIVKIFHGADMDIEWLQRDLSLYIVNMFDTHQAAKTLNYARLSLAYLLKHYCELDVDKTFQLADWRIRPLPKELVSYARQDTHYLLYIFDRLTNDLLDAGNQHSNLLRNIYQRSTEICKKRYVKPHVTADSHMDLYRKSKRVFDNRQLYALREVFQWRDNVARQEDESYGYVLPNHMLLQISESLPREMQGILACCNPIPPLVRQNLHILHQIVLRAREQPLVKPVLETETIHRVASNNTKDYNSKLYCPHDLSHNEEFRDDLPTLLNFRKNPLLTSPTKADVKMAKPALSIYETPEPSEDDDEDQRKQKQLHSNIKFVSPYQRYLAMLPLVEKEKAEEAARIEAENKKRQLCPAAKPPAGKTANELKVEPTGDGDYSLPIKEILKRTHEEAIVKKAQSKESEEPKAKRFKTDAPNDDKLKFVNLPPTKKEMRLANKQKVAEPHKPAATNVAADKSNNSVHTISDDSDSGPEEAPSTSQAQMSQSQANQQQRQSQGGKKKFKNKNIKNRQNRNQSSSKPIDVKNFDYKNVDFRKFQGGAQRAKGMELKPQFHGKSNSNKANNKKFNKLFTFSNVKGKK; encoded by the exons ATGACGCCCACTACAGCAACTAAAGATGAAACCGAAGCATCACATTCAACTTCAGTACAAAAGAAAAAACCACCGAATGTTACACCAATAGGCGCTTTCCCATCAATCGAAGAATTTGCAAAA AATGGTCTAGCTGAAATTGTAGAAGCTACCAAAGCAGTGAACTCTTTTCCACAAGGAGCCGCACGTGACTTATATTGCGCGTACCCGGCATTTGGTAAAATTGTCGATGCACAGTCGGACCGCATATTTGGGCTGATGTCTAAGGTGTTGAAATGGCAAAATGTTAAGGGTAACATACAACG gcgACAGCAAGATGAACAATTTGAAATGCTTTTGGAGTGCAATGATGCTATAATGGAACGTTTGAATTCGAATTTGGATGAACTAGCTGGTATAAAGAAAAATCCGCAAACTATTGTGGTAGAGTCCCATCTAAATATAGCCAACAATATACCTAAATCTGGCTCAGGTGCTGGTAGTtggaatttaaagaaaaatgaacaaTCACCACTAGCTGCACGATTAATTACTGCAAAGAATATTGCAAGAccacaattaaaatttaaagttatggTGGATAATAGTGCTTTGACACCGTTTGTACCAAGAATAAAAGATAAACCGAATTCGTTAAAACCGTTAGCCGTGTTACCCGAGTATGATGAAAGTGGCAATATTGCCAG ttatttacaTCCTTATGAGtttgaattgatgaaatgggAAGTACCCGCCGCCCAACTGTCACGCACAAATCCAAAGGAGCCTAAAAAATTAGATGACACAGAACTGCTTTATGTGGATACTGTACCGAAATTGAATGCCGCGGTTGAAGAGTTGCGTAATCAACGTGAAATTGCTATTGACGTGGAACACCATTCTTACCGGACATTTCAGGGTTTTACCTGTCTTGTACAAATTTCCACACGTAACAAAGACTACCTTTTCGATGCTTTAGAATTACGCGATGATATGCACATACTAAATACGGTATTTACGGACccgaaaattgttaaaatatttcacgGCGCTGATATGGACATTGAGTGGTTACAACGTGATCTTTCTTTGTATATAGTTAATATGTTTGATACACATCAAGCGGCTAAGACTTTAAATTACGCGAGATTATCATTGGCGTATCTACTCAAACACTATTGTGAACTCGACGTCGATAAAACGTTCCAATTGGCTGATTGGCGCATACGTCCATTACCAAAAGAGTTGGTATCATATGCCCGCCAGGATACACATTACCTTCTCTATATTTTCGATCGTTTAACCAATGATTTGCTCGACGCGGGCAATCAACATTCTAACTTGCTGCGTAACATTTATCAACGTAGTACTGAAATCTGCAAAAAACGTTATGTAAAACCACATGTCACAGCAGATTCACATATGGATCTTTATCGCAAGTCGAAACGCGTTTTCGACAATCGACAACTCTACGCATTACGGGAAGTTTTCCAATGGCGTGACAACGTTGCTCGACAGGAAGATGAAAGCTACGGCTATGTCCTACCCAATCACATGTTATTGCAGATTTCCGAGAGCTTGCCGCGTGAAATGCAAGGCATACTTGCTTGCTGTAATCCCATACCGCCATTAGTTAGACAAAATCTGCACATATTACATCAAATCGTGCTGCGAGCGCGTGAACAGCCATTGGTGAAG CCTGTACTGGAGACGGAAACAATCCATCGCGTtgccagcaacaacaccaaGGATTATAATAGCAAATTATATTGCCCGCATGATCTCTCGCATAACGAGGAATTCCGTGATGATCTGCCAACACTGCTAAACTTCCGCAAAAACCCATTACTGACCTCACCAACTAAGGCTGACGTAAAGATGGCGAAACCCGCATTGAGTATTTATGAAACACCAGAGCCTTCAGAGGATGAT GATGAAGATCAGCGAAAGCAAAAACAGTTACATAGCAACATAAAATTCGTCAGCCCATATCAACGTTATCTGGCTATGTTACCTTTGGTAGAAAAGGAAAAGGCTGAAGAAGCGGCACGCATCGAAGcagaaaataagaaacgacAACTTTGTCCGGCTGCCAAACCACCGGCGGGAAAAACAGCG AACGAATTAAAAGTTGAGCCTACGGGCGACGGTGATTACAGCTTGCcgataaaagaaatattaaaacgcACACACGAAGAGGCGATCGTGAAGAAGGCACAGTCAAAAGAGTCAGAGGAACCTAAAGCGAAGCGTTTCAAGACCGATGCACCAAATGACGATAAATTGAAGTTTGTTAATTTACCGCCGACTAAAAAGGAAATGCGACTGGCTAATAAACAAAAGGTCGCAGAACCACATAAACCCGCCGCTACCAATGTGGCTGCGGACAAATCAAACAATTCTGTGCACACAATTAGTGATGACTCGGATAGTGGACCGGAAGAGGCACCATCCACATCGCAAGCTCAAATGTCACAATCACAAGCAAACCAGCAGCAAAGACAAAGCCAAGGTggcaaaaagaaatttaaaaataagaatataaaaaatcgccAGAATCGTAACCAATCTTCAAGCAAGCCGATTGATGTGAAAAATTTCGACTACAAAAATGTGGACTTTCGAAAATTCCAAGGTGGTGCACAACGCGCTAAGGGCATGGAGTTAAAACCACAATTTCATGGAAAA agcaATTCCAATAAGGCCAATAATAAGAAGTTCAATAaattattcacatttagcaatgtcAAAGGTAAAAAATAG
- the LOC120776965 gene encoding uncharacterized protein LOC120776965 isoform X3 translates to MFWKYNYRPFTTCCNKAGTGFLVEKIKTLMRKVFANVIILLCEINAESTIYRLSNENIQRNANSILQEHTPVNIADVEKILFEFYQNKLKKDVWKKQLGSMHGFVRYLELQYSCKTLPRQWVNFCLSVGLTVRESHEPTCKRIGILIFALILKSGNFAYIQEQNIHGVIYESAIKDVDFMDCAETAADVWKCLHKCLKFCKELSSFNWCQLDDLMEKAIKNVTMASNSQISLCNLQQVSKMAAYFAINQQEIEACCEAGLNIPSSIEHCRNICATNNSYTIFRWAKSILTMLNVESYKLMQEKEMSQKFLLEMHKCYLVCILPIDLQIIAPHLISFLEKFTSVLMEVIITHKLDFEIIQIVRTILETFKYQLQHSPYTHESENFVKLNNALEKLLNHNIFVQNK, encoded by the exons ATGTTTTGGAAATACAATTACCGACCCTTTACGACATGTTGCAACAAAGCCGGCACTGGATTTTTGGTGGAGAAGATCAAGACTCTTATGAG aaaggTATTTGCGAATGTGATCATCTTATTGTGCGAGATTAACGCTGAGTCAACAATTTATCGCttatcaaatgaaaatattcaaaggAATGCAAACAGTATCCTACAAGAACATACACCTGTAAATATAGCAGATGTAGAAAAAATTCTGTTTGAATTTTACCAAAACAAACTTAAGAAGGATGTATGGAAAAAACAATTGGGTTCCATGCATGGATTCGTGAGATATTTAGAG TTACAATATTCGTGTAAAACGCTTCCAAGACAATGGGTTAATTTCTGCTTATCCGTGGGTCTAACTGTACGCGAAAGCCACGAGCCTACCTGTAAACGAATTGGTATATTAATAtttgcactgatattgaaaaGTGGT AATTTCGCATATATTCAAGAACAAAATATACATGGTGTCATATACGAGTCAGCAATCAAAGATGTTGATTTTATGGACTGTGCAGAGACAGCAGCAGATGTTTGGAAATGTTTacataaatgtttaaaattctGTAAAGAATTAAGCAGTTTTAAt TGGTGCCAACTCGATGATCTAATGGAAAAAGCCATTAAAAATGTAACAATGGCCTCCAATAGTCAGATATCACTATGTAATTTGCAACAAGTCTCTAAAATGGCggcatattttgcaataaaCCAACAGGAAATCGAAGCTTGTTGCGAAGCAGGTCTAAATATTCCTTCATCGATAGAACATTGCCGAAATATTTGTGCAACCAATAATTCCTACACAATTTTTCGGTGGGCTAAAAGCATTCTAACTATGTTAAACGTGGAGTCATATAAATTAATGCAGGAGAAAGAAATGTCGCAGAAATTCTTACTG GAAATGCATAAATGTTACTTGGTTTGTATTTTGCCAATTGACTTACAAATAATCGCTCCACATTTAATATCATTTCTCGAAAAGTTTACGTCTGTGTTAATGGAAGTTATAATCACTCATAAGCTGGATTTTGAAATCATACAG atcGTTAGAACGATTTTAGAGACTTTCAAATACCAACTTCAACATTCCCCATATACTCATGAAAGCGAAAATTTTGTCAAACTTAACAACGCACTTGAAAAGCTACTTAACCACAATATctttgtacaaaataaatag